One part of the Segnochrobactrum spirostomi genome encodes these proteins:
- a CDS encoding N-formylglutamate amidohydrolase has product MTATLSADPGFDPVVTIDGDDTSGILLLCDHASNRLPPRYGTLGLPASELERHIGYDIGAEAVTRGLAARLGAPALLTTYSRLLIDPNRGEDDPTLVMRLSDGAVVPGNARADAAERDRRIARFHRPYHDAIAAKVAAMAAGGRAPLVIAIHSFTPVWRGWPRPWHVGILWDADPRGAVPFIALLRRDDTLVVGDNEPYDGALKGDTLYRHATAHGYPHALVEIRQDLIAEECGAAAWADRLAPIIETLRRDPETERIERFGSRTGPVADEHAAGAQGETRR; this is encoded by the coding sequence ATGACCGCGACCCTTTCCGCAGATCCCGGCTTCGATCCCGTCGTGACGATCGACGGCGACGACACCTCCGGCATCCTCCTCCTCTGTGATCACGCCTCGAATCGGCTGCCGCCGCGCTACGGCACACTCGGCCTGCCGGCGAGCGAGCTCGAACGCCACATCGGCTACGACATCGGGGCCGAGGCGGTGACGCGCGGCCTCGCCGCTCGGCTCGGCGCGCCGGCGCTGCTCACGACCTATTCACGGCTGCTCATCGATCCGAACCGCGGCGAGGACGACCCGACTTTGGTGATGCGGCTCTCCGACGGTGCGGTGGTGCCCGGCAACGCCCGGGCCGACGCGGCGGAACGCGACCGTCGCATCGCGCGCTTCCACCGGCCCTATCACGACGCGATCGCCGCCAAGGTCGCCGCGATGGCGGCCGGTGGGCGGGCGCCGCTCGTGATCGCGATCCATTCCTTCACACCGGTCTGGCGCGGCTGGCCGCGGCCCTGGCATGTCGGCATCCTGTGGGACGCCGATCCGCGCGGCGCCGTGCCCTTCATCGCCCTGTTGCGCCGGGACGACACCTTGGTCGTCGGCGACAACGAGCCCTATGACGGGGCGCTCAAGGGCGATACCTTATACCGACACGCGACCGCACACGGTTATCCGCACGCCCTCGTCGAGATCCGGCAGGACCTGATCGCCGAAGAATGCGGCGCGGCCGCCTGGGCGGACCGGCTCGCGCCGATCATCGAGACGCTGCGGCGCGACCCCGAAACCGAGCGGATCGAACGGTTCGGATCACGCACGGGGCCGGTCGCGGACGAACATGCCGCCGGGGCGCAGGGAGAGACGAGACGATGA